Proteins encoded within one genomic window of Acomys russatus chromosome 5, mAcoRus1.1, whole genome shotgun sequence:
- the Pum3 gene encoding pumilio homolog 3 isoform X1 translates to MGGKSVLSKSDGLSRRSAMMEVKGKKKFTGKSPQTSQGKNKFHKNSDSSSSKTFPRKVIKEGGPKVTSKNFEKGATQPGKKGVKQFKNKPQGGRGPKDKFQKANKFNKKRKFQPDGQSDESAAKKPKWDDFKKKKKELKQSRQLSDKTNYDIVVRAKHIWESLRRKDCDKEKRVKLMSDLQKLIQGKIKTIAFAHDSTRVIQCFIQYGNEEQRKQAFEELQGDLVELSKAKYSRNIVKKFLMYGSKPQIAEIIRSFKGHVRKMLRHSEASAIVEYAYNDKAILEQRNMLTEELYGNTFQLYKSADHPTLDKVLELQPGKLELIMDEMKQILTPMAQKEAVIKHSLVHKVFLDFFTHAPPKLRSELIEAIREAVVYLAHTHDGARVAMHCLWHGTPKDRKVIVKTMKTYVEKVANGQYSHLVLLAAFDCIDDTKLVKQIIISEIISSLPSIVTDKYGRKVLLYLLSPRDPAHTVPEIIALLQQGDGNAHSKKDTAVRRRELLESISPALLSYLQGHAQEVVLDKSACVLVSDILGSATGDIQPAMDAIASLAAAELCPGGKDGELHVAEHPAGHLVLKWLIEQDKKMKENGREGNFAKTLVQHVGMKNLKSWASINRGAIILSSLLQSCDQEVVNKVRAGLKSLIPTLEKTKSTSRGVETLLEKLTA, encoded by the exons AAGTGCTATGATGGAagtcaaagggaagaaaaagtttACAGGAAAGAGTCCACAGACATCacaaggaaagaataaatttcataaaaacagTG ATTCTAGTTCTTCAAAGACTTTCCCAAGAAAAGTCATAAAGGAAGGCGGGCCTAAGGTCACATCTAAGAACTTTGAGAAAGGTGCCACACAGCCTGGCAAAAAAGGTGTGAAGCAGTTCAAGAACAAGCCACAAGGGGGCAGGGGACCGAAGGACAAATTTCAGAAGGCAAATAAATTCAACAAGAAGAGGAAGTTCCAGCCAGACGGTCAAAGTGATG AGTCGGCAGCCAAGAAACCCAAATGGGATGacttcaaaaagaagaagaaagagctcaAGCAGAGCAGGCAGCTCAGTGACAAGACCAACTATGACATTGTGGTGCGAGCAAAGCACATCTGGGAGAGCCTGAGAAG AAAAGATTGCGACAAGGAAAAAAGAGTGAAACTGATGAGTGATTTGCAGAAGTTGATTCAAGGGAAGATTAAAACT ATTGCCTTTGCACATGACTCAACACGTGTGATCCAGTGCTTTATTCAGTATGGGAAtgaggagcagaggaaacaggccTTTGAAGAATTGCAAG GTGACTTGGTTGAATTAAGTAAAGCCAAGTATTCCAGGAATATTGTTAAGAAATTTCTCATGTATGG AAGTAAGCCACAGATTGCAGAGATAATCAGAAGTTTTAAAGGTCACGTGAGGAAGATGCTGCGGCACTCAGAGGCATCGGCCATTGTGGAGTATGCGTACAACGACAAAGCCATTTTGGAACAGAGGAACATGCTGACAGAGGAGCTCTATGGGAACACGTTTCAGCTTTACAAG tcaGCGGATCACCCAACCCTGGACAAGGTGCTGGAGCTGCAGCCAGGAAAGCTCGAGCTTATTATGGATGAAATGAAGCAGATTCTGACTCCCATGGCCCAAAA gGAAGCTGTGATTAAGCACTCACTGGTTCATAAAGTATTCTTGGACTTTTTTACTCATGCACCCCCAAAACTTCGATCA GAACTAATTGAAGCCATCCGGGAAGCCGTGGTGTACCTGGCCCACACGCACGATGGTGCTCGAGTGGCCATGCACTGCTTGTGGCATGGTACACCCAAG gACAGGAAAGTGATCGTGAAAACAATGAAGACATATGTGGAAAAGGTGGCTAAT GGCCAGTACTCTCACCTGGTTCTGCTGGCGGCGTTTGACTGTATTGATGACACTAAGCTTGTGAAGCAGATAATCATATCA GAAATCATCAGCTCCTTACCCAGCATAGTAACTGACAAATATGGAAGGAAAGTCCTGCTGTACTTGCTGAGTCCCAGAGACCCTGCGCACACAGTCCCAGAGATCATCGCGCTTCTGCAGCAGGGTGACGGCAATGCACACAG TAAGAAAGACACCGCGGTCCGCCGGCGTGAGCTCCTGGAATCCATCTCTCCGGCTCTGCTAAGCTACCTGCAAGGACATGCTCAGGAGGTGGTGCTGGATAAGTCTGCATGTGTGCTGGTGTCTGACATCCTGGGATCTGCTACTGGGGACATTCAGCCTGCCATGGATGCCATCGCCAGTTTGGCGGCTGCAGAACTGTGTCCTGGTGGCAAGGATGGAGAG CTTCATGTTGCCGAGCATCCTGCAGGACATCTAGTTCTCAAATGGTTAATAGAGCAagataaaaagatgaaagaaaatggaagagaag GTAATTTTGCAAAAACCCTTGTGCAGCACGTTGGCATGAAGAACCTCAAGTCCTGGGCCAGCATCAACCGAGGCGCCATCATTCTTTCCAG
- the Pum3 gene encoding pumilio homolog 3 isoform X2, whose protein sequence is MMEVKGKKKFTGKSPQTSQGKNKFHKNSDSSSSKTFPRKVIKEGGPKVTSKNFEKGATQPGKKGVKQFKNKPQGGRGPKDKFQKANKFNKKRKFQPDGQSDESAAKKPKWDDFKKKKKELKQSRQLSDKTNYDIVVRAKHIWESLRRKDCDKEKRVKLMSDLQKLIQGKIKTIAFAHDSTRVIQCFIQYGNEEQRKQAFEELQGDLVELSKAKYSRNIVKKFLMYGSKPQIAEIIRSFKGHVRKMLRHSEASAIVEYAYNDKAILEQRNMLTEELYGNTFQLYKSADHPTLDKVLELQPGKLELIMDEMKQILTPMAQKEAVIKHSLVHKVFLDFFTHAPPKLRSELIEAIREAVVYLAHTHDGARVAMHCLWHGTPKDRKVIVKTMKTYVEKVANGQYSHLVLLAAFDCIDDTKLVKQIIISEIISSLPSIVTDKYGRKVLLYLLSPRDPAHTVPEIIALLQQGDGNAHSKKDTAVRRRELLESISPALLSYLQGHAQEVVLDKSACVLVSDILGSATGDIQPAMDAIASLAAAELCPGGKDGELHVAEHPAGHLVLKWLIEQDKKMKENGREGNFAKTLVQHVGMKNLKSWASINRGAIILSSLLQSCDQEVVNKVRAGLKSLIPTLEKTKSTSRGVETLLEKLTA, encoded by the exons ATGATGGAagtcaaagggaagaaaaagtttACAGGAAAGAGTCCACAGACATCacaaggaaagaataaatttcataaaaacagTG ATTCTAGTTCTTCAAAGACTTTCCCAAGAAAAGTCATAAAGGAAGGCGGGCCTAAGGTCACATCTAAGAACTTTGAGAAAGGTGCCACACAGCCTGGCAAAAAAGGTGTGAAGCAGTTCAAGAACAAGCCACAAGGGGGCAGGGGACCGAAGGACAAATTTCAGAAGGCAAATAAATTCAACAAGAAGAGGAAGTTCCAGCCAGACGGTCAAAGTGATG AGTCGGCAGCCAAGAAACCCAAATGGGATGacttcaaaaagaagaagaaagagctcaAGCAGAGCAGGCAGCTCAGTGACAAGACCAACTATGACATTGTGGTGCGAGCAAAGCACATCTGGGAGAGCCTGAGAAG AAAAGATTGCGACAAGGAAAAAAGAGTGAAACTGATGAGTGATTTGCAGAAGTTGATTCAAGGGAAGATTAAAACT ATTGCCTTTGCACATGACTCAACACGTGTGATCCAGTGCTTTATTCAGTATGGGAAtgaggagcagaggaaacaggccTTTGAAGAATTGCAAG GTGACTTGGTTGAATTAAGTAAAGCCAAGTATTCCAGGAATATTGTTAAGAAATTTCTCATGTATGG AAGTAAGCCACAGATTGCAGAGATAATCAGAAGTTTTAAAGGTCACGTGAGGAAGATGCTGCGGCACTCAGAGGCATCGGCCATTGTGGAGTATGCGTACAACGACAAAGCCATTTTGGAACAGAGGAACATGCTGACAGAGGAGCTCTATGGGAACACGTTTCAGCTTTACAAG tcaGCGGATCACCCAACCCTGGACAAGGTGCTGGAGCTGCAGCCAGGAAAGCTCGAGCTTATTATGGATGAAATGAAGCAGATTCTGACTCCCATGGCCCAAAA gGAAGCTGTGATTAAGCACTCACTGGTTCATAAAGTATTCTTGGACTTTTTTACTCATGCACCCCCAAAACTTCGATCA GAACTAATTGAAGCCATCCGGGAAGCCGTGGTGTACCTGGCCCACACGCACGATGGTGCTCGAGTGGCCATGCACTGCTTGTGGCATGGTACACCCAAG gACAGGAAAGTGATCGTGAAAACAATGAAGACATATGTGGAAAAGGTGGCTAAT GGCCAGTACTCTCACCTGGTTCTGCTGGCGGCGTTTGACTGTATTGATGACACTAAGCTTGTGAAGCAGATAATCATATCA GAAATCATCAGCTCCTTACCCAGCATAGTAACTGACAAATATGGAAGGAAAGTCCTGCTGTACTTGCTGAGTCCCAGAGACCCTGCGCACACAGTCCCAGAGATCATCGCGCTTCTGCAGCAGGGTGACGGCAATGCACACAG TAAGAAAGACACCGCGGTCCGCCGGCGTGAGCTCCTGGAATCCATCTCTCCGGCTCTGCTAAGCTACCTGCAAGGACATGCTCAGGAGGTGGTGCTGGATAAGTCTGCATGTGTGCTGGTGTCTGACATCCTGGGATCTGCTACTGGGGACATTCAGCCTGCCATGGATGCCATCGCCAGTTTGGCGGCTGCAGAACTGTGTCCTGGTGGCAAGGATGGAGAG CTTCATGTTGCCGAGCATCCTGCAGGACATCTAGTTCTCAAATGGTTAATAGAGCAagataaaaagatgaaagaaaatggaagagaag GTAATTTTGCAAAAACCCTTGTGCAGCACGTTGGCATGAAGAACCTCAAGTCCTGGGCCAGCATCAACCGAGGCGCCATCATTCTTTCCAG